The window AGAATTATAATTTGTTCGCATCAAATCCATTTTACGAGAtgtatttagaatataatttttttaataatatttatagatctataatattatgatttaatcttaagaaaattttattttcaagtttgtgTATAGAACAAATATAGTAAAAtgcttacatgacataatttaattttaaaaataaattctaaaacttgaaatcttacaaattaaatatgagtaatgttacgtacagtTATGAATTGTGTAAGTGTCGTGAAATTGCTTTGAAATAAAGTGGGGTCtcttattaaaaacttaatttttttttatataggtcttgtatttatttattttttttaaaatgattatgtgGTGCTAACGCACTCACGACTGAaacaattatttcttattaaatattactGTTTAAATTATGTGTATATTATATTCTACACACCCGTTTGAGAATTCAATGACTCTAACTtcagaagaaaaaattgatgaaattgaaaataaaataaccaattaaattaaaattcaataaatttccAATTGCATTATCACGATCCTTGAGAAATACTGACCCTTGGATCTTCATGTCATGGCGCAGTCATGGCACGTGCAATAATTATGGTGAGTGCTGCGTTGGTGCACCAACAAGTAGGCCCCACGTGCGAGGTGCTGACCGGGCGACACGGACTATGGATGTGGGGTCCCGAGACAAGGACACCTAGTGGGCCAAGTACAGAGAACCAGCACCACAATGCATCAGATGGGTCccacttttttatttgtttaccGAAAGTGGGACCATGCCAACTCAGCTCCAACGTTGGCGGTTGATAACTTGTTGTACTTCtgtttgtttttagttattttatcaGGAAAATGAAGTCTTTATATCCGCCCACTCTTCCCGTTCACTTTCCTCCCTCTTTTTCAGCATCTCTACTCTTCCCGTTCACTCTTCTTCATCGGGGAGCCTTCTCCATCATCTCCAAGAGTCGAGAGTCTGCATCGATTTCTGCAGTTTTTTCAGCATGAGATCGCCTATGTCCCCTTCCTTTGTGCGCGGCGATCATCACGACGAGCCCCACTTCCTTGAATCTTGTTTCCTTTGCCGGAAACCCCTTGGTTTGAACTGCGACATCTTCATGTATAGGTTAGCTTgccttttattaatttctttcgTCTTGATTTGATATTCTTAAACAAGCTCTTCCATCGCCTGCAGTACATAATGATTACTTGGATTCTAATGGGTGCATGGGAAATTTTGCAGAGGGAACACGCCGTTCTGTAGCAAAGAGTGTCGGAGAGAACAGATAGAGTTCGACGATGCCAAGGAGAAGAAGAGCTGGAAAATGTCCCCtcctacttcttcttcttcttcttcttcttcctcttcctctgcAACAGACAAGTCTGTACGGACGGGTGCGGTTGTGGTGGCCTAGTGATCTCTACCAAGGAAGAGGTTCCACGCGAAAGTTGGATCTTTAGGACTCGAGTCTCTAATCTTGTAAAGCTAGCCATGAAGAAGTCGATCAAGGGCATGTATGCGTCTTTAACAGCCTGagattttgcatatatattcaATGCATAAAATGAAGCCCGGCGTAAACGCCTGGTTTGTGCAATTTTGGGTGTAATCGATCTCTGtttaaaactttattattttttcgaaATTGTTTAGGCGATGATGTATCAAAGATACTTTTGCATGAATAATCTTTACTCTGTAGTTTTGAGTTTCTTAATTCCTTCAAGAATCAAAAGCCATTTGTGTAGTAGCAGAACTCGTGCCTTCATACAGcttcaaaactcaaaaagggaaaaagcTATACTCACTAAACGGAGAAACccaagtaaaaggaaaaaagtgtTCCACTACCTACATAACCTATACATAAAAGGAGCGTCTCTAGCAATTGCTAGCCATGACTGACTTCCAAAACATACTTATCTTCTCAGTGCCAGGTGATAGATCATCAACATAATCTAACTTATTTTCTACCAAATCGATCCGATGTGTTTCTGTCCATGAATTTTCGTCCCTTCAAGGTCATAAACCTTTTCAGGGGGTAAAACTATCAGGGAACTTGGGCTCTCTGCATGATCATAAACCTTCTTTCTACTTGCaacattttcaacattttaaaataataataatattttatttaatttttaatttttatttaaaattatcttatctcatttcattattaaaatgaagttaaaaaatgaagttaaagaaaaagaacGATGTTTACAATCTCATGCATTGTAGCTGTTATTGTCACGGTTCGTTTAATCAAAGATATattataaccaaaaaaaaaaaaacataagtttATATAGAGGTTTTACGAATTGAAACTGACAAGCTTGCAAAAAATCATTAGAAATTAAGGTATATTAAAGTCTTCTTATATTTTGATCAATATATGGTAAtcaatcaataaatattaattttgtaaagaGAATTATAATTTGTTCGCATCAAATCCATTTTACGAGAtgtatttagaatataattttttaataatatttataaatctagaatattttaatttaatatttaagaaaattttattttcaagtttgtgtatagaataaatttaataaattacttatatgacataatttaatttaaaaaataaattttaaaacttaaaattgtatatatatatatatatatatgatgtacaCACCCGCTTAAGAGTTCAACGACTCtaaccttaaaaaaaatctgatgaaattgaaaataaaataaccaattaaattaaaatacaataaatttcCAACTGCATTATCACGATCCTAGAGAAATACTGCCCCTTGGATCTTCACGTAGTGGCTCCGTCATGGCACGTGCAATAATTATGGTGTGTGCTTGCGTCGGTACACCAACAAGTAGGCCCCGCGTGCAAGGTGCTGACCGGGCGACACGGACTATGGATGTGGGGTCCCGAGACAAGGACACCTAGTGGGCCACGTACAACCAGCACCACAATGCATCAGATGGGTCCTACTCTGTTTATTGAAAGTGGGACCCATGCCAACTCAGCTCCAACGTTGGTGGTTGTTAACTTGTTGTACTTCtgtttgtttttagttattttatcaGGAAAATGAAGTCTTTATATCCGCCCACTCTTCCCGTTCACTTTCCTCCCTCTTTTTCAGCAACTCCGTTATCATTCACTCTTCTTCATCGGGGGAGCCTTCTCCATCATCTCCAAGAGTCGAGAGTCTGCATCGACCTCTGCAGTTTTTTCAGCATGAGATCGCCTATGTCCCCTTCCTTTGTGCGCGGCGATCATCATGACGAGCCCCACTTCCTTCAATCTTGTTTCCTTTGCTGGAAACCCCTTGGTTTGAACTGCGACATCTTCATGTACAGGTTAGCTTGCCTTTTGGAAAATGCTATGCACCCGCTCGGATGTCGGGCTCCCACTTTCCGCTTGACGAGAAATGTCACGTTGTAAgcgtttaaaaattaaaaaataaaaccaaacccaTCCCCTCTTCAACCTTCTTCGTCTTCAATAAACGAATTCAGAAACAAGAGAAATCCTGAGAAACCATCCCGTGATTACGCTAAGAGAAAtctagaaattgaaaaataaagccGCCTGTCTCTCCATTTCGTCTTGAACCTCTTCATCTTCAAGTAAATTAAACCCATCAACAAGAGAAACTCATCCCGTGCTTGCACCAAAAGAAACCCAGAAATAATTCGTCTTCAAGCCAAAGAAACACATCCCGTGCTCGCACCAAGAGAAACCCATCCCACCAAAGAGAAACTAGTTCGTCTTCAAGCCTCCATCCATCCGACGGCCAAAGAGACCCATTTCGAAACACCCACCCTTCCCGTCGCCTCCCCTTCAAGCCTCCATCCCAATTTGAGCAAACCATCCTTTCGTTGTTATTTCTTTACTTCAACCAGAAAgaaagtgctacaaaatatacaGAATCTGACCCTTacattagtatttttaataaagttggtTCAAGTGCATTATCAGTGTCTTTTTCCATGTTAAAATAAGAACTGTCTTGGACTTTCGCTACTTGAGGCTTGGATTAAGTATGAATAAACGAGCTCCACCGTGCTCTGTTACCACTATCACATGCATAATAggtttttcattcaaaataaacCAGAGTTTGTCCCAATATCGCATAACACTAACACTAATTAGCTAAGAGTACTAAAAGCTGTGACAATGGAAAGACGTAAATCCCAAAAGACGGAAATTCTGAAGAGGAAatgaggggaggggaggggaggggaggggatgTTGGGCGGGAGAcgatttgggtttttttattgaaaaattctaaacataaaccCCACATCCtacacacccacttaaaaatatcaatatgaaatatgaggataaaaaaataaaatcacatatttttaaatgggtgtATAGGGTGTGGAGTTTATGTATAgcacaactcttttttttttagtggagTTATGTGTCGCCCCACTCTTATCGTATCGTATAGGCCACTCTTATcgtataggtttttttttttttttttaatatatttaaatatttttaaaaaataaaaaaatatattaatatatttaaaattaatttcttaattattaaataaaaaaaatttaccaacCGATTAAATGGAACGGTAAGAGTGGAATGGTataatagtgttttttttttctttttatatacacGTGGCATGCCACGTAAAGCGGGAAGAGAGGGCGGTAGGAGGGAGCGGT is drawn from Juglans regia cultivar Chandler chromosome 5, Walnut 2.0, whole genome shotgun sequence and contains these coding sequences:
- the LOC108989828 gene encoding FCS-Like Zinc finger 3 → MRSPMSPSFVRGDHHDEPHFLESCFLCRKPLGLNCDIFMYRGNTPFCSKECRREQIEFDDAKEKKSWKMSPPTSSSSSSSSSSSATDKSVRTGAVVVA